The following are encoded in a window of Gossypium arboreum mitochondrion, complete genome genomic DNA:
- the nad9 gene encoding NADH dehydrogenase subunit 9, whose translation MDNQFIFKYSWETFPKKWVKKMERSEHGNRSDTNTDYLFQLLCFLKLHTYTRVQVSIDICGVDHPSRKRRFEVVYNLLSTRYNSRIRVQTSADEVTRISPVVSIFPSAGRWEREVWDMFGVSSINHPDLRRISTDYGFEGHPLRKDLPLSGYVEVRYDDPEKRVVSEPIEMTQEFRYFDFASPWEQRSDG comes from the coding sequence ATGGATAACCAATTCATTTTCAAATATAGTTGGGAGACTTTCCCCAAGAAATGGGTAAAAAAAATGGAAAGATCGGAACATGGGAATAGATCTGATACCAATACAGACTACCTATTTCAATTGTTGTGCTTTCTAAAATTGCATACCTATACAAGGGTTCAAGTTTCGATCGATATTTGCGGAGTTGATCATCCCTCTCGAAAACGAAGATTTGAAGTGGTCTATAATTTACTGAGTACTCGGTATAACTCACGCATTCGTGTACAAACCAGTGCAGACGAAGTAACACGAATATCCCCGGTAGTAAGTATATTTCCATCAGCCGGCCGGTGGGAGCGAGAAGTTTGGGATATGTTTGGTGTTTCTTCCATCAATCATCCGGATCTACGCCGTATATCAACAGATTATGGTTTCGAGGGTCATCCATTACGAAAAGACCTTCCTCTGAGTGGATATGTGGAAGTACGCTATGATGATCCAGAGAAACGTGTGGTTTCTGAACCCATTGAGATGACCCAAGAATTTCGCTATTTTGATTTTGCCAGTCCTTGGGAACAGCGTAGCGACGGATAA